The sequence below is a genomic window from Thalassobaculum sp. OXR-137.
CTGGCGACAACTACCAGGGCCTGTTCGCCGACCGCATCGCCGCCTACGCCCCGACCCGCTGCAAGCTGCAGATGATGCGGGTAGTGCCGGAGCGGCCGGTGACCCTGGGCTCCGCGGTGATGTCAGACCACGGTTTGGCCCGCTACCGCGGCTATGCCGACCTGCCCGCCGCCGCCCCGCTGAAGGCCAAGCTGGACCGCGAGCAGGCGGCGAAGCGGCAGCACGGCATCCACCTGATCGTCGTGCAGTCGGCCGACGGCTCCCTCGTCGTCGGCGACACCCACGAATACGGCGAGACCCTCGACCCGTTCGTCTCGGACGATCTCAACGCGCTGGTTCTGGACGAGCTAGACACCGTGCTCGACCTGGGTGCGCGGCGGGTGAGCGAGACCTGGATCGGCACCTATGCCAGTGCCGGCGACCGTTGGCGCTTCACCGACGCGCCGGACGACGCCACCCGCGTGGTCGTGGTCACGGCCGGTTGCGGCGCGTCGACCGCCTTCGGCATCGGCGAGGAAACCATCAACGACCTGTTCGGGAGCGATTCGGCATGACCAAGTTCAAGGCGGTGGTCTTCGACTGGGCCGGCACGACCATCGATTTCGGCTCCTTCGCGCCGATGGGCGTGTTCGTGGAGGCGTTCAAGCGCTTCGGCATCGAGACCAGCATCGAAGAGGCGCGCGGCCCGATGGGCGCGCCGAAATGGCACCATATCGACGCCATGATGAAGCTGCCCTCGGTGGCCGAGCAGTGGACCGCCAGATATGGCGCCGCGCCCCAGAAGAGCGATGTAGACAAGGTCTACGAGGTCTTCGTGCCGATGAACGAGGAGGTCGTGGCCGACTACGCCACCCTGGTGCCCGGTACGAAGGACGTGGTCGCCTGGCTGCGCGGGCGGGGCATGAAAATCGGCTCCACCACCGGCTACACGCGCTCGATCATGGAGCGGGTCCTGCCGCTCGCCGCCGAGCAGGGCTATGCGCCCGACAACCTGGTCTGCGCCGACGACCTGCCGGAGGGCCGGCCGGGGCCGCTGATGATGTACAAATGCTTCGTCGACCTGGTGGTCTACCCGCCGAGCGCGGTGATCAAGGTGGACGACACCGAGCCCGGCATCGCCGAGGGGGTGGCCGCCGGTTGCGTGACCGTTGGCGTGACCCTGTCCGGCAACGCGGTGGGCAAGACGCCGGAAGAGTTGGCCGCCATGACGGAGGCGGAGATCGCCCCGCTGCGCGCCAAGGCAGCCGAAACCCTGAAGGCCGCGGACGCGGACCACGTCATTGACACCATCGCCGACCTCCCCGCCCTGATCGAGCGGCTGGAAGGTCAGGCCGAGAAATAGCCCGCGAGGTTCGCCCGGATGCGGTCCAGCGGGGTGGCGCCGGAGACGTCCGGCACGAAACGCTGGCCGGTGATCGCCTCGAACGCCTCCACATAGACGGCGGCCGTCCGGTCGATCAGTTCCTTCGGGATCTCCGGAATGTCGTCGTTATAGGGATCGCAGCGGGCATCGACCCAGGAACGGATGACGTCCTTGTCGAAGGACGGCGGGCGGCTGCCTTCCGCAAAGGCCCTCTCGTACCCGTCGGCCAGCCAGAAGCGGGAGCTGTCCGGCGTGTGGATCTCGTCCGCCAGCACGATCGTGCCGTCCACGTCGGTGCCGAACTCGTACTTGGTGTCCGCCAGGATAAGTCCGCGCTCGGCGGCCATTTCCTGCCCGCGCGCGAACAGCGCCAGGGCGATGGACGACACGCTCTCCCACTGGGCTTGCGTGAGAAGGCCCTGGGACAGGATCTCCTCGGCTGTCAGCGGCGCGTCATGGCCGCCGTCGAAGGCCTTGGTGGTCGGCGTGATGATCGGTGCCGGCAGCCTGGCGTTGTCGCGCAGCCCCTCGGGGAAGCTGTGGCCGTAGATCACCCGCTCGCCCTTCTTGTAGCGGGTCAGGACCGAGGTGCTGGTCGTCCCCGCCAGATACCCGCGCACGACGATCTCGACCGGCAGGATGGTGAGCCGCTTGGCGACCACCACATTGGGATCGGGATAGTCGAGCACATGGTTGCGGCAGATGTCGGCGGTGTGCTCGAACCAGTACCGGGCCATCTGGGTCAGCACCTGACCCTTGAACGGGATCGAGGCCAGGATCCGGTCGAACGCGGAGATCCGGTCCGAGGCGATCAGGATGCGCCGTCCGTCCGGCAGGTCGTAGCAGTCGCGGACCTTGCCGAAATACGGATTGCTGAGCTCGGGAATGCGGGCGTGGTCGAGCACGCGATCGGGAAGGGTCATCGACGGAGGTCCCAGGGGTGAACGCACGTGTTTGCCAGACCGGCTAACACAGTCTGAGGCGGATGTCGCGCCGCCGCGCACAATTCGGCGGCCGATTACTCACAATGCTCCCGGTAGGCCGCCAATTGATCGGCGAAGGCGCGCTGGAAGGCCGGGCGGGCTTCGCCGCGGGCGATATAAGCCGCCAAGGCAGGCATACCGTCGAGCAAATCCGTGCAGCCCAGGCGGCGCAGCACGGAGACCAACAGCAGGTCGCCGGCGCTGAACCCGGGCTCCAGCCACTTTCTGTCGGCAAGGCGGGCCGCCAGGGGCATCAGCCGGGCTCGCACCTGCTCCTTCACCAGGGGCAGGCGCTCCTGCTGCCAGCTTCTCCCGCGTTCCAGCAGGGTGGCGTTCTGCAGCTCGATGATCGGCGGCTCCACCGTGCTGAGCGCGGCGACCGCCCACATCTTCGCCCGCGCCCGGGCGTGCGGATCCTCCGGCAGGAGCCCCGGATGCCGCTCGGCCAGGTGGAGCACGATGGCGCCGGATTCGAACAGGACGAGACCGTCCTCCTCGAAGACAGGGATCTGGCCGAACGGCTGCAGCGCCAGATGGTCGGGCTGCTTCAGGTCGGGTATCGGGACGTAGCGCACGTCATAGGGCAGCTCCAGCTCCTCCAGCGCCCAGCGGACCTGCATGTCCCGGGCGAGCCCCCGTCCCTGGTCCGGAGAGCGGTGGAAGGCGGTGATCGTGATGCCCATGAGAGCCTCGTCAGCGCCGGCGGCTGCCGTCCACCGTGGCAATGGCGCCGTAGAGCTCCGGCCGGCGGTCGCGGAACACGCCCCAGCCGAGACGCCGCGCCCGCACCGCGTCCAGATCGAAGCTGGCGGTGATCACCGCGTCGTCGGCCCGTTCCGCATCGGCCACCACCGCCCCGGTCTCATCGGCGATGAAGGAGGTGCCGTAGAAGGTGATCTCGGAGGTCAGCCCGATCTCGCGGCCGACCCGGTTGCTGGCGATCAGCGGCGTCAGGTTGGCGCCGGCATGGCCCTGCATCACCCGCCGCCAATGGGCCGAGCTGTCGATCGGCGGGGCCGGCGGCGGCTCGCTGCCGATGGCGGTCGGATAGAACAGAAGTTCGGCTCCCTGGAGCGCCATGGACCGGGCGGATTCCGGGAACCACTGGTCCCAGCAGATCGCGCAGCCGAGACGGCCATAGGCGGTGTCCCAGACCCGGAATCCGGTATCGCCGGGGGTGAAGTAGAACTTCTCCTGATAGCCCGGCCCGTCCGGGATATGCGCCTTGCGGTACAGGTCGAGGACCGAGCCGTCGGCGTCGATCATCACCAGGCTGTTGAAATGGGCGTTGTGGGCCGCCTCGAAGAAGCTGAAGGGCAGCACCACCGACAGCTCGCGGGCGAGGTCGGCGAAGCGGGCGATGACCGGGTTGCCCTCCACCGGCCGCGCGAGCCCGAAATAGGCCGCGTCCTGGTCCTTGCAGAAATACGGGGTCTCGAACAGTTCCTGCAGCAGGATGACCTGCGCCCCCGCGCCGGCGGCGCGGCGCACCAGGGCCTCGGCCCGGTCGAGATTGCTGGCGGCGTCGGCGCCGCAGGACATCTGAGTGGCGGCGACGGTGACTTTGCGGGTCATCTCAGCGTCCGAACCGCACGACGACCTGGCGGTCGCCGCCGCGCGGCACCGGGCCGTTCACGACCTGCTTCTGGCCCAGATACTCGCGGCGCGCACGGACCACATCCTCGCTGTCGAGCTTCATCAGGTTGATGGCTATCAGGCTGGCGAAGGCCGCCATGATCTTCTCGATAAGCAGCAAGCGACCCTCCCTGGGACGATGACAGTACCGGCCCGCATGGTAAGCTGTTGCAGTGCAACCCGCCAAGCCGAACCCCTGAACATTATTGGTCCCATGACAGCCGAAACCGTACGGTCCAAACCCGCTGACCTGCCGCCGATCACTTTTAGTCCCGCCGCCGCTCAGGATATCGACCGTCTGGTCGACCTGAAGGTGGCGGTGATGCGCGGCGAGTTGGAGCGACTGGGCCGCTACACGCCGGAGCGTGCGCGCGACAAGTTCGTGGCCAAGTTCAGCCCAGAGCGCACCCGGCTCATAGACCTGGACGGCCGCTTCGCCGGGTGCGTGACCTTCACCGATCATGGCGCGCATGTGGAGATCGAGCACCTGTACCTGACACCCGACTGCCACGGCAGCGGGCTCGGCAGCCGGATCATGGCGGTGCTGATGGACGAGGCCCGCGCGCTCGGCAAGCCGGTGCGGCTGACCGTGCTGAACGGCAGCCCGGCCAACCGGTTCTACCAGCGCCTCGGCTTCGTGGAGACCGAGCGCGACCCGATCGACATCCAGTACATCTGGAGGCCTTGAGCCCCACCACCAAATCGCCTCGCCCTGAGCGGCCCCGGCTCTTGGCCGGGGCGTGTCGAAGGGTGGGGGGAGAGTTCAGGTCCTTCGACACGCCCCGGCCAAGAGCCGGGGCCGCTCAGGGCGAGGTCGGAGGGTTGGACGGCGCTAAACGGCCGCCTCTTTCGCGCGCTCCGGCGCCGCCGGCGCGACCTTCAAGCCGCAAAACCGGTCGAACGCCTCCCAGAGCTGATCGCGGATCGGGTCGATCTCGCCCAGGATCTCGTGCTCGGCGTCGGGGATGCGGACCCCCATCCCGTGCGGCAACCGCTGGATCGCCCGCTTGGTGGCCGCGTTGTCCACGATCCGGTCACGACCGGCCAGGACGACGAGGATCGGCGCGCGGATCGCTTCGAACCAGCCGGGCCGGTGGGTGAGCTGGATCGACCGCCAGGCAGCCCGGGCCCAGCCGAAGGTCGGATCGGCGACCGCCAGTTCAGGGTTTTGCTCGATCAAACGGTGAGTCCGGTCGAAGCGGACCGAATCGGTGGTGAGCTTATTGCCCTCGAACTGCCGCCGGCGCGGGCCATAGGGGCTGCCGCCGAAAACATAGCGGCCAGACATGCCGACGGCACAGAACACCGACAGCAGACCGCCGATGGTGGGGCGGAGCGAGGCCACCCCGATCATCGGCGCGATCGCCACCCCCCGCTTCACCCGCTCCGGATGGCGTCGGCAGAACCAGATCGCCAAATGCCCGCCCATGGAATGGCCGACGACCGTCAGCGGCCCGGCGTCATCGAGCCCGGCATCGGCGATCACCGCGTCCAGATCGGCCAGATGGGTATCGAAGCTGTCCACGTGTCCTTTGGAGCGGTCCGGCAGGTAACGCGCCGACAGGCCCTGGCCGCGCCAGTCCAGACACAGCACGCCGAACCCGCGCGCGCGCAGGTCCCTGACGGTCTCCAGGTGCTTCTCGATGAATTCGGTGTAGCCGGGCAGAAACACGCACCAGCCGAACGGCCCCGCGGGGCCGAACAGGGCGTATCTGAGGTGCATTCCGTCGGGTCTATCCAGCCATCTGGTCTCGCCGCCCGCCTCTTCGATCGTATCCGGTATGCTCACCTTTCCAGAACCACTCCACATGTTGCCGTCCAGGAGAGATACACCGGATCCTCCCAGGTAAAGGCGCGTCGCGTTACCCGGTCCAGATTGGCGCTCGAGACCTTCATGAGCGGCAGGTCCGGGGAAATCCGGACATGATAGACCGATGTTTCGCCCAGATAGGTAATTTCTTCGACCATTCCAGAGACGGTATTGGCGTCGGCCTCGCCGGTGGGCTCCTTGGTGATGTCGATCTTTTCCGGCCGCAGTGCCACCCAGGCGGTGCTGCCGACGGGCGGCGCGGTGTCGTGTTCCATCTCGATCGGCGTGGTAACCCCCGGGCACACTAGCCGTACCCGGCCGCTCGACGCCTGCTCGACCCGGCCCTCGATCATGTTCACCGAGCCTATGAAATCGGCGACGAAGCGGCTGGAGGGGAATTCGTAGAGCTCCGCAGGCGGGGCAACCTGCTGCACCGCCCCCTGGTCCATGACGGCGATCCGAGACGCCATGGACAGCGCCTCCGACTGGTCATGGGTGACGATGATGAAGGTGATCCCCACGGTTTCCTGCAGGTTCACCATCTCCAGACGCATGGCCTCGCGCAGCTTGGCATCCAGCGCCGAGAGCGGCTCGTCCAGCAGCAGCACCTTGGGCCGTTTGACCAGCGCCCGGGCCAGCGCCACCCGCTGGCGCTGACCGCCCGACAGCTGATCCGGGCGGCGAGAGGCGAAGCCGTCGAGCTTCACCAGGGCCAGCGCCTCCTCGGCCCGACGCTTGATTTCCTCGCGCGGCACCCCGTCGATCCGCAAGCCGTACCCGACATTGTCCAGCACCGACATATGCGGGAACACGGCATAGGACTGGAACACCATGTTCACCGGCCGCTTATTGGCCGGGACCAGGGACATGTCCTGCCCGTCGATCTTGATCGTTCCTTCGCTGGGCAGCTCGAGGCCGGCCAGCATCCGCAGCAGCGTGGTCTTGCCGCAACCGGACGGGCCGAGCAGCGCGAAGAACTCGCCCCGGCCGATGCTCAGGTTGACGTCCTCGACCGCCGAGAACTTGCCGAACCGCTTCGACAGGCTGGAAATCTCGATGATCGGGGCGTCGTTGCCCGAGGCTGGGGAGACGGCGGGCGCGGCTCCGCTGATGCTCATGACTTTTCCTTCTCCTGGCGGAACTGCATCCACAGGGCGACGCCGGTCAGCACCACGGTCAGCACGATCAGAACGGTGGAGGCGGCGTTGACCTCCGGCGTCACCGAGAACCGGACCATGGAGTAGACCTTGACCGGGAAGGTCACCGTGTCCGGACCGGAGGTGAAGAAGGTGATGACGAAATCGTCCAATGACAGGGTGAAGGCCAGCAGCGCGCCGGCGACCAGCCCTGGGCGCATGAACGGCACCATCACGTCCCAGAACACCCGCCACTCGCTGGCCCCCAGGTCCTGTGCCGCCTCTGCCAATTCCTGATTGAAGCCCGACAGCCGGGCGCGGACCACCACGGCGACGAAGGGGAAGCTGAAGGAGACGTGGGCGATGATGATCGCCGACAGGGAGAGCGGCCAGGGCAGTCCGCTCGGCCAGCCGACCTTGGCGAAGAAGGCCAACATCGCTACGCCCATGCAGATCTCCGGGATCACGATGGGCAAGGCCATCGCCCCTTCGTAGCCGGCCTTGAACGGGAAGCGGAACCGCCACAGCAGCAGCGCCGTCAACGCACCGAGAATCGTCGAGATGACGGTGGAGATCAGGGCGATGGTCAGCGAATTGACGAACGCCTCGATCAGCTCCGAATTGCCGAGCGCCTGCTCGTAGTATTTCAGGGTGAAGCCGCGCCAGACGATGTTGCGCCGGCTGTCGTTGAAGCTGAATGCCACCAGGGTGACGATCGGCGCATAGAGGAACACGAAGGTCGCCAGTAGGGTCAGCCGCATCCAGGTGCGCCGCGTGTATTCGAGCGGGCCGATCGGGGTGCGCGCCACGGCTAGAACCCTCCCCGGCCGCGGCCGATCAGCGCCCGCAGGGCCAAGGCGGCGAAGGTCAGGTACATCAGCAGGAACGACAGGGCCGCGCCGAAGGGCCAGTCATTGGCGCTCTTGAACTGCCGCTCGATCACGTTGGCGATCATCTGACTGTCGGTGCCGCCCAGCAGGTCCGGGGTCAGGAACGAGCCCAGGGCCGGGATGAACACCAGGATCGCGCCGGACACGATGCCGGGCATGGACAGCGGCACCACCACGGTCAGGAAGGCCCGCCACTGGGAGGCACCGAGATCCAGCGCCGCCTCGATCAGCGAGCGGTCGAGCTTCTCCAGAGCCGCGTAGAGCGGCAGCACCATGAACGGGAGGTGGACATAGACCAGCCCAATGATGACGGCGGTGTTGTTATACAGCAACTCCAGGGGCTCGAACCGCTCGCCCAGGAGCTGGTAGGAGCCGAGCCCCAAAAGCGACAGCAGGGTGTTCGACTGGTCCCAGAACCATTCCAGGGTGAAGTTGGCGAACCCCCTCACCCGCAGCACCGCGATCAGGGCGTAGGTGCGGATCAGCAGGTTGGTCCAGAACGGCAGGATGACCAACAGCAGCAGCACCGGCCGCCAGCGCGGCGGGGCGAAGACGATGGCCAGCGCCACCGGAAAGCCGACGATCAGCGAGACCACCGTCGTCAGCCCGGCGAAGACCACCGACTTGCCGAAGACTTCGAGATAGAGCGGATCGAGGGCGCGGGCGTAGTTGTCGAGGGTGCCCGTCACCTCCATGTCGACCAGCCCGCGCAGCTCCGCGAAGCTGTAGAGCCAGACGATCGCCAGGGGGATGAGGAAGAAGAAGACGAGCCAGAAGGTCGGCCCGAGGCCGATCAGCCAGAATGCGGATCGGCCTCGCCGCCAGTTCTCCACCGCGTCCCCCGCGCTTGCCTAAGGGCGCCTCAGGCCGCGCCGATCTTGGTCCACAGACGGTCGACCAGCTGGGTGTAGTCGGTGCCCTGATAGATCGCGGTCTCCGAATTGCGGATGACCTCGTCGGACGGGAAGATCGCCGGGTTGTTCTTGTACTCGTCCGACATCAGCGCCTTGGCGGCCGCGTTCGGCGTGGCGTACTGGATGAAGTCGGCGATCGCCGCCCCGGCCTGGGCGTCGAGCAGGAAGTTGATGAAAGCGTGAGCGTTTTCCGGATGCGGGGCGCCGGTGGGGATGCACAGCGTATCCTCCCACAGCAGTCCGCCCTCCTTCGGCACGACATAGGAGATGTCGTCGTCCTCGGCCATCACCTGCAGGATGTCGCCGTTCCACTCCATGGTCAGGTCGACCTCACCGGAGAGCAGCAGGTCCTGACCGTTGTCCTCGGCGAAGACCTTGATGTTCGGCTTCTGCTTGATGAGCATGTCGGCGACCTTCTCCAGGACCGCCGGATCCTTCTCGTTCAGCGGATAGCCGAGATACTTGCAGCCGACCTGCAGCACGGTGCTCGGCGCCGCCAGCAGGGCGATCTTGCCGGCATACTCGTCGCTGTCGTAGAGGACCTTCCAGCTGTCCGGGGTGCTGTTCACCCGGCTCTTGCGATAGCCGATGCCGATGGAACCCCACATGTAGGGCAGCGAATAGGTCCGTCCCGGATCGAAGGCGGGGTTCAGGAACGCCGGGTCGATATTCTTGATGTTCGGGATCTTCGAGTGGTCGAGCTTGACCAGCATGTCGGCCGAGATCATGCGCTCGACATAGTCGTTGGTCGGCACGATGACGTCGTAGCCCGGGTTGCCGGCCTTCAGCTTGGCGAACAGCTCGTCGTTGTCGGCGAACAGGTCCATGGTCACGTCGATGCCGGTGACCTCGCTGAAATCGTCCAGCGTCGTCTCGCCGATATAAGTGTCCCAGTTGTAGAAGTTGAGGACCTTCTCCTCCGCAGCGAAGCCTTTGCCGGAGAAGGTGAGGCCGGCGGCCACGGCCCCGGTTCCGGCAAGAAACGAGCGGCGCGAGACGCCGGACGCGATCCGCTGGGTGAGGTTGCGCTTGGTCATCAATGCCCCCTGTTCTGGCTATGGCACCTTTTGCGGTGCACAACGTTAGATCGGATTCAACGGTGCCCGCGACAGAGTGTCAATGCCGGTCAACGGGCGACTCTCTGATTGCGGGAATACGCGACGAGCTCGATTTTCAGTTTCTATTTACCAATCGTCGCCATATTTGGCGTCACACTGGGTAGGGTCGGGATCTGCTTGCATGGAAATAGCGCTTCCGCTGATCAATAATATCGGCCTGCTGGCCCTTGCCGCCCTGGCCTATACGGCGACACCGGGCCTCAACGACGGCATCAATCCGCTCGCGCGATCGACGATTCTCGGCCTCGCCCTCGGCGCCGCCTCGGCCTTGGTGATGCTGATCCCGATCCAGTTCGCGCCGGGCGTGATCTTCGACACGCGCGCCAGTCCGGTGCTGCTGTCGGGGCTCCTCGGCGGGCCGGTCGCGGCCCTCGTCGCCGCGATCCCCCCGATGATCCTGCGCGCCTGGATCGGCGGGATCGGCGCCCCGACGGGCGTCATCGCCATGGTCGTATACGCCCTGTGCAGCGTGGTGGGCTGGGCGATCATGCAGCGCTGGTCGATCCGGCACTCCCTGCCCCTGCTGCTGGCCTACGCCACGATCGCCTCCATCGTCTGCCTGCCGACCATCTTCCTCCTCCCCGACAAAACGCTGGCCTGGCGGATCTTCACCACCGTCGGACCGATCCTGGTCGCCGCCAACGTGGCCGGTGTCGGCATCTTCGGCCTTCTCATTTCGGTGGAAATCCGCCGCCGCGAGATCGTCGCCTCGCTGCGGGAAAGCGAGACCGCCGCCCGCGACGCGCTGGCGGTGGGCAACCGCTTCATCGCCATGATGAGCCACGAGGTGAGAACG
It includes:
- a CDS encoding GNAT family N-acetyltransferase; its protein translation is MTAETVRSKPADLPPITFSPAAAQDIDRLVDLKVAVMRGELERLGRYTPERARDKFVAKFSPERTRLIDLDGRFAGCVTFTDHGAHVEIEHLYLTPDCHGSGLGSRIMAVLMDEARALGKPVRLTVLNGSPANRFYQRLGFVETERDPIDIQYIWRP
- the aguB gene encoding N-carbamoylputrescine amidase, with product MTRKVTVAATQMSCGADAASNLDRAEALVRRAAGAGAQVILLQELFETPYFCKDQDAAYFGLARPVEGNPVIARFADLARELSVVLPFSFFEAAHNAHFNSLVMIDADGSVLDLYRKAHIPDGPGYQEKFYFTPGDTGFRVWDTAYGRLGCAICWDQWFPESARSMALQGAELLFYPTAIGSEPPPAPPIDSSAHWRRVMQGHAGANLTPLIASNRVGREIGLTSEITFYGTSFIADETGAVVADAERADDAVITASFDLDAVRARRLGWGVFRDRRPELYGAIATVDGSRRR
- a CDS encoding ABC transporter substrate-binding protein; protein product: MTKRNLTQRIASGVSRRSFLAGTGAVAAGLTFSGKGFAAEEKVLNFYNWDTYIGETTLDDFSEVTGIDVTMDLFADNDELFAKLKAGNPGYDVIVPTNDYVERMISADMLVKLDHSKIPNIKNIDPAFLNPAFDPGRTYSLPYMWGSIGIGYRKSRVNSTPDSWKVLYDSDEYAGKIALLAAPSTVLQVGCKYLGYPLNEKDPAVLEKVADMLIKQKPNIKVFAEDNGQDLLLSGEVDLTMEWNGDILQVMAEDDDISYVVPKEGGLLWEDTLCIPTGAPHPENAHAFINFLLDAQAGAAIADFIQYATPNAAAKALMSDEYKNNPAIFPSDEVIRNSETAIYQGTDYTQLVDRLWTKIGAA
- the phnX gene encoding phosphonoacetaldehyde hydrolase; the protein is MTKFKAVVFDWAGTTIDFGSFAPMGVFVEAFKRFGIETSIEEARGPMGAPKWHHIDAMMKLPSVAEQWTARYGAAPQKSDVDKVYEVFVPMNEEVVADYATLVPGTKDVVAWLRGRGMKIGSTTGYTRSIMERVLPLAAEQGYAPDNLVCADDLPEGRPGPLMMYKCFVDLVVYPPSAVIKVDDTEPGIAEGVAAGCVTVGVTLSGNAVGKTPEELAAMTEAEIAPLRAKAAETLKAADADHVIDTIADLPALIERLEGQAEK
- a CDS encoding alpha/beta hydrolase — protein: MHLRYALFGPAGPFGWCVFLPGYTEFIEKHLETVRDLRARGFGVLCLDWRGQGLSARYLPDRSKGHVDSFDTHLADLDAVIADAGLDDAGPLTVVGHSMGGHLAIWFCRRHPERVKRGVAIAPMIGVASLRPTIGGLLSVFCAVGMSGRYVFGGSPYGPRRRQFEGNKLTTDSVRFDRTHRLIEQNPELAVADPTFGWARAAWRSIQLTHRPGWFEAIRAPILVVLAGRDRIVDNAATKRAIQRLPHGMGVRIPDAEHEILGEIDPIRDQLWEAFDRFCGLKVAPAAPERAKEAAV
- a CDS encoding ABC transporter permease is translated as MENWRRGRSAFWLIGLGPTFWLVFFFLIPLAIVWLYSFAELRGLVDMEVTGTLDNYARALDPLYLEVFGKSVVFAGLTTVVSLIVGFPVALAIVFAPPRWRPVLLLLVILPFWTNLLIRTYALIAVLRVRGFANFTLEWFWDQSNTLLSLLGLGSYQLLGERFEPLELLYNNTAVIIGLVYVHLPFMVLPLYAALEKLDRSLIEAALDLGASQWRAFLTVVVPLSMPGIVSGAILVFIPALGSFLTPDLLGGTDSQMIANVIERQFKSANDWPFGAALSFLLMYLTFAALALRALIGRGRGGF
- a CDS encoding ABC transporter ATP-binding protein → MSISGAAPAVSPASGNDAPIIEISSLSKRFGKFSAVEDVNLSIGRGEFFALLGPSGCGKTTLLRMLAGLELPSEGTIKIDGQDMSLVPANKRPVNMVFQSYAVFPHMSVLDNVGYGLRIDGVPREEIKRRAEEALALVKLDGFASRRPDQLSGGQRQRVALARALVKRPKVLLLDEPLSALDAKLREAMRLEMVNLQETVGITFIIVTHDQSEALSMASRIAVMDQGAVQQVAPPAELYEFPSSRFVADFIGSVNMIEGRVEQASSGRVRLVCPGVTTPIEMEHDTAPPVGSTAWVALRPEKIDITKEPTGEADANTVSGMVEEITYLGETSVYHVRISPDLPLMKVSSANLDRVTRRAFTWEDPVYLSWTATCGVVLER
- a CDS encoding ABC transporter permease — translated: MARTPIGPLEYTRRTWMRLTLLATFVFLYAPIVTLVAFSFNDSRRNIVWRGFTLKYYEQALGNSELIEAFVNSLTIALISTVISTILGALTALLLWRFRFPFKAGYEGAMALPIVIPEICMGVAMLAFFAKVGWPSGLPWPLSLSAIIIAHVSFSFPFVAVVVRARLSGFNQELAEAAQDLGASEWRVFWDVMVPFMRPGLVAGALLAFTLSLDDFVITFFTSGPDTVTFPVKVYSMVRFSVTPEVNAASTVLIVLTVVLTGVALWMQFRQEKEKS
- a CDS encoding glutathione S-transferase family protein — translated: MGITITAFHRSPDQGRGLARDMQVRWALEELELPYDVRYVPIPDLKQPDHLALQPFGQIPVFEEDGLVLFESGAIVLHLAERHPGLLPEDPHARARAKMWAVAALSTVEPPIIELQNATLLERGRSWQQERLPLVKEQVRARLMPLAARLADRKWLEPGFSAGDLLLVSVLRRLGCTDLLDGMPALAAYIARGEARPAFQRAFADQLAAYREHCE
- a CDS encoding phosphoribosylaminoimidazolesuccinocarboxamide synthase — encoded protein: MTLPDRVLDHARIPELSNPYFGKVRDCYDLPDGRRILIASDRISAFDRILASIPFKGQVLTQMARYWFEHTADICRNHVLDYPDPNVVVAKRLTILPVEIVVRGYLAGTTSTSVLTRYKKGERVIYGHSFPEGLRDNARLPAPIITPTTKAFDGGHDAPLTAEEILSQGLLTQAQWESVSSIALALFARGQEMAAERGLILADTKYEFGTDVDGTIVLADEIHTPDSSRFWLADGYERAFAEGSRPPSFDKDVIRSWVDARCDPYNDDIPEIPKELIDRTAAVYVEAFEAITGQRFVPDVSGATPLDRIRANLAGYFSA